Proteins found in one Subtercola endophyticus genomic segment:
- a CDS encoding LysR family transcriptional regulator, with amino-acid sequence MDVRHLRHFLAVAETLNYTRAAENLVMAASPLSRSIQQLELEIGGTLFARGTRKVELTPLGIALVPYAEKTLADLDALRREMTRRLQGHREFDVGLRSLPLELTNAFIADVVKAVEPEAVVRLHPLESYAQMERILNGRLAFGLVNRRVDDRRLEYWELLRETPAIALPDIPRFSELTEVTPHDLVGIRLLMQPGAGSFSPETQLFADAAAELVPVEAEIVGGLSAMISAGDSCCLTLANPSSPWHKYLSGDGVVIRPLAGVPAKASTYLTWRTDRDVEADLTPVIEAAREYFAEPWEF; translated from the coding sequence ATGGATGTTCGACACCTTCGTCATTTCTTGGCCGTTGCTGAGACTCTCAACTACACCCGTGCGGCCGAGAATCTCGTGATGGCCGCCTCGCCTTTGAGTCGCAGCATCCAGCAGCTCGAACTCGAGATCGGTGGAACGCTGTTCGCCAGAGGAACCCGCAAAGTCGAGCTCACCCCGCTCGGCATTGCACTCGTTCCCTATGCCGAGAAGACGCTGGCCGACTTAGACGCACTTCGTCGCGAAATGACCCGAAGGCTGCAGGGTCACCGCGAGTTCGATGTCGGATTACGATCGCTGCCGCTCGAGTTGACGAATGCGTTCATCGCCGATGTGGTCAAGGCGGTCGAGCCCGAAGCGGTGGTGCGCTTGCATCCGCTCGAGTCCTACGCTCAGATGGAGCGCATCCTGAATGGGCGATTGGCGTTCGGCCTGGTGAACAGACGAGTGGATGATCGTCGGCTGGAGTATTGGGAGCTCTTGCGGGAGACGCCCGCGATCGCCCTGCCCGACATCCCGAGGTTCAGCGAGCTGACGGAGGTCACACCCCACGATCTGGTCGGGATCCGGTTGCTCATGCAGCCGGGGGCCGGATCGTTCAGCCCAGAGACGCAATTGTTCGCCGATGCGGCGGCCGAACTCGTACCCGTCGAGGCGGAGATCGTGGGAGGTCTCTCCGCGATGATCTCTGCCGGAGACTCCTGTTGCCTGACGTTGGCGAACCCCTCATCCCCCTGGCACAAGTACCTCTCCGGCGACGGCGTGGTCATACGTCCACTCGCCGGCGTTCCGGCAAAGGCGTCGACCTATCTGACGTGGCGCACCGACCGAGACGTTGAGGCCGACTTGACCCCCGTCATCGAGGCTGCGCGAGAGTACTTTGCCGAGCCGTGGGAGTTCTAG
- a CDS encoding isocitrate lyase/PEP mutase family protein, translating to MVRTLQDVIASNSPLIVPSIYDGISALLVRELEFDAAYIGSYATGATKYAVPDIGYIGLEDMADQVRRLAPIAGVPVIVDGEGGWGNPLHVARSIRVLERAGAAATHIEDHEFGKHLSRNSRILPVGQTVDKLKAALDARESESFMIIARSDSPGTEGPTAAVDRLLAYQEAGADGLFVAGFLDEDSHRRLRAESTVPIFQPDFPQHSAADHAAQSADVVIYYGVTHIAAKAGMKNALETLKRESSTIAIERELSVGGFDEFLGIEDARVRARAYDLID from the coding sequence ATGGTGCGCACACTTCAAGACGTTATCGCCAGCAACTCTCCCCTGATCGTTCCCTCGATCTACGACGGCATCTCTGCGCTTCTCGTGCGCGAACTCGAGTTCGACGCAGCGTACATCGGCAGCTACGCCACGGGTGCGACGAAGTACGCAGTGCCGGATATCGGGTACATCGGGCTCGAAGACATGGCTGACCAAGTGCGCCGACTCGCCCCGATAGCCGGTGTTCCGGTGATCGTCGATGGCGAGGGGGGCTGGGGTAATCCGCTGCACGTCGCCCGCTCGATCCGCGTTCTCGAGCGTGCCGGTGCCGCCGCTACCCACATCGAAGATCATGAGTTCGGCAAACACCTGAGCCGGAATTCACGCATTCTGCCCGTGGGCCAGACGGTCGACAAACTCAAGGCGGCGCTCGATGCCAGGGAGTCGGAGTCGTTCATGATCATCGCGCGCAGCGATTCACCGGGAACGGAGGGCCCGACCGCGGCGGTCGACCGCCTTCTGGCCTACCAGGAGGCCGGCGCCGATGGCCTCTTCGTCGCGGGGTTCCTCGACGAAGATTCTCACCGCCGGCTGAGGGCCGAGAGCACCGTGCCGATCTTCCAGCCCGACTTTCCGCAGCACAGCGCCGCCGACCACGCCGCGCAAAGTGCAGACGTGGTGATTTACTACGGCGTCACTCACATTGCAGCCAAAGCCGGCATGAAGAACGCGCTCGAGACGCTGAAGCGCGAATCGTCGACGATCGCCATCGAACGTGAGCTCAGTGTGGGCGGATTCGACGAATTCCTCGGCATTGAGGATGCTCGCGTTCGCGCCCGCGCGTACGACCTCATCGATTGA
- a CDS encoding Gfo/Idh/MocA family protein produces MTRVRWGISATGSIAHQFAAALAEVPDAELAAVASRTAESAARFGDEFGIPQRYASGKQLADDSEIDIVYVASPHTAHRAAALRYIHAGKHVLLEKPFALNEREARDIVDAAQARGVFVMEAIWSRFLPAYQTLRALVDAGEIGDVVGLDANFGFAVPQTPGIPNRMHDLDAGGGTLLDMGFYPVQLSRWLLGEPRTLTATTVFGSGGIDLDTAAVLAFDRGLATVRSSMTTLLDNTATIYGTNGFIQLPLPHHAPTSVTVVHTTDEMGVLDTRRLETPIVGAGLRYEVLHVHEQLERGRTESDVVPWADTLGVMRTLDRIRAEIGLRYPSE; encoded by the coding sequence ATGACACGCGTACGGTGGGGCATCTCAGCGACAGGATCGATCGCACACCAGTTCGCCGCCGCCCTCGCAGAGGTACCCGACGCCGAGTTGGCCGCGGTCGCCTCCCGAACCGCCGAATCCGCCGCTCGCTTCGGCGACGAGTTCGGCATCCCTCAGCGATACGCGTCAGGCAAACAGCTGGCAGACGACAGCGAAATCGACATCGTCTACGTGGCTTCCCCCCATACCGCACACCGCGCGGCTGCTCTGCGGTACATCCACGCAGGCAAACATGTTCTGCTCGAGAAGCCCTTCGCCCTCAACGAACGAGAAGCTCGCGACATCGTCGATGCCGCGCAGGCACGAGGCGTCTTCGTGATGGAAGCCATCTGGTCGCGCTTTCTTCCGGCTTATCAAACACTGCGAGCGCTCGTCGATGCCGGCGAGATCGGCGACGTCGTCGGGCTCGATGCCAACTTCGGCTTCGCCGTGCCGCAGACTCCGGGCATCCCCAACCGGATGCACGACCTCGACGCCGGCGGTGGAACACTGCTCGACATGGGCTTCTACCCGGTGCAGCTTTCGCGATGGCTTCTCGGAGAGCCCCGCACTCTCACCGCGACCACCGTCTTCGGCAGCGGTGGCATCGACCTCGACACGGCGGCGGTGCTCGCCTTCGACCGAGGTCTGGCCACGGTGCGATCATCGATGACGACACTGCTCGACAACACCGCGACGATCTACGGAACGAACGGATTCATTCAGCTGCCGCTCCCCCACCACGCACCGACCTCGGTCACGGTTGTTCACACGACGGATGAGATGGGCGTTCTCGACACTCGGCGTCTTGAGACACCGATCGTCGGCGCGGGCCTCCGCTACGAGGTGCTGCACGTGCACGAACAGCTCGAGCGCGGTCGCACCGAGAGCGACGTCGTTCCGTGGGCCGACACTCTCGGGGTGATGCGCACCCTCGACCGCATTCGAGCTGAGATCGGGCTTCGATACCCCTCGGAGTGA
- a CDS encoding dihydrofolate reductase family protein has translation MSSVRVHNFSISLDGYGTGEGQSIDAPFGHAGMRLNEWAFGTRTFRDMLAPGEGGGSYGVDEAFASNWAEGIGVEIMGRNKFSPYRGPMDEAWQGWWGENPPFHTPVIVLTHHPRPPLELGGGNTFFFVDADAPTALAQARELAGDLDIRIGGGVDTVRQFLAADLIDRMHLVVVPIVLGRGENLWQGLEGIEARFDIESTPSPSGVTHLTFTRRA, from the coding sequence ATGTCGTCAGTACGGGTACACAATTTCTCTATTTCTCTCGACGGCTACGGCACCGGCGAGGGGCAGAGCATCGACGCGCCGTTCGGGCACGCCGGAATGCGCCTGAACGAGTGGGCGTTCGGCACTCGCACCTTTCGTGACATGCTCGCTCCCGGCGAAGGCGGCGGCTCGTACGGGGTCGACGAGGCGTTCGCCAGCAACTGGGCCGAGGGCATCGGCGTCGAGATCATGGGCCGCAACAAGTTCAGCCCGTACCGCGGGCCGATGGATGAGGCGTGGCAGGGCTGGTGGGGCGAGAACCCACCCTTTCACACGCCGGTCATCGTTCTGACGCACCACCCGCGGCCGCCGCTCGAACTCGGGGGCGGCAACACCTTCTTCTTCGTGGATGCGGATGCACCGACGGCACTTGCGCAGGCGCGCGAACTCGCGGGCGACCTCGACATCAGAATCGGCGGCGGGGTCGACACCGTGCGCCAGTTTCTCGCAGCCGACCTCATCGACCGCATGCACCTCGTGGTGGTTCCGATCGTGCTCGGGCGCGGGGAGAATCTGTGGCAGGGGCTTGAAGGCATTGAAGCGCGCTTCGACATCGAGTCGACGCCGTCGCCCAGCGGTGTCACGCATCTCACCTTCACCCGCCGCGCCTGA
- the pgi gene encoding glucose-6-phosphate isomerase, whose protein sequence is MTESVPLDSTSTDAWKQLAGIADHFEPDLRGWFDADASRASTYTFQAADLTVDLSKSLLTEEVLGLLLQLAKDADVAGRYEAMIAGEHINVTEDRAVLHTALRRPKDGEGLVPPLGFVVDGEDIDAQVHKTLDKVFTFAEKVRSGEWVGVTGKRIETVVNIGIGGSDLGPVMVYEALKPYVQAGIQCRFVSNIDPSDIYEKTADLDPETTLFIVASKTFGTLETLTNARLARQWLWERLGASGAISDSEDDRTNAVAKHFVAVSTALDKVAAFGIDPENAFGFWDWVGGRYSVDSAIGTSVVIAIGPDNWRDFLAGFHAIDEHMRTTPLERNVPVLMGLLNVWYTNFLGAQSHAVLPYAQYLHRFPAYLQQLTMESNGKSVRWDGSPVTSDTGEIFWGEPGTNGQHAFYQLIHQGTRLIPADFIAVANPAHPLKDNTGDGHAVKPGQDVHDLFMANFFAQTKALAFGKTADEVRAEGTAEAVVPARVFTGNKPTTSILAPALTPSVVGQLIALYEHIVFTEGTIWGIDSFDQWGVELGKQLALQVTPAVAGDADALASQDASTKSLIAAYLALRGA, encoded by the coding sequence ATGACCGAATCCGTTCCTCTCGATTCCACCTCAACCGACGCCTGGAAGCAGTTGGCCGGCATCGCCGACCACTTCGAGCCCGACCTGCGCGGCTGGTTCGACGCCGACGCCTCGCGCGCCTCGACGTACACCTTTCAGGCCGCCGATCTCACGGTCGACCTGTCGAAGTCGCTGCTGACCGAAGAGGTTCTGGGCCTGCTCCTTCAGCTCGCGAAAGACGCCGACGTCGCCGGCCGGTACGAGGCGATGATCGCGGGCGAACACATCAACGTCACCGAAGACCGCGCCGTTCTGCACACCGCCCTCCGCCGCCCGAAAGACGGCGAAGGGCTGGTGCCGCCGCTCGGGTTCGTTGTCGACGGCGAAGACATCGACGCCCAGGTACACAAAACCCTCGACAAGGTATTCACCTTCGCCGAGAAGGTGCGGTCGGGCGAATGGGTCGGCGTCACGGGCAAACGCATCGAGACGGTCGTCAACATCGGCATCGGTGGGTCGGATCTCGGGCCCGTCATGGTCTACGAGGCTTTGAAGCCGTATGTGCAGGCGGGCATCCAGTGCCGTTTCGTCTCGAACATCGACCCGAGCGACATCTACGAGAAGACGGCCGATCTCGACCCCGAGACCACGCTCTTCATTGTGGCGTCGAAGACCTTCGGCACCCTCGAGACCCTCACGAACGCCCGCCTGGCTCGGCAGTGGCTCTGGGAGCGGCTTGGCGCATCCGGCGCCATCTCCGACAGCGAGGATGATCGCACGAACGCCGTGGCGAAGCACTTCGTCGCCGTGTCGACCGCGCTCGACAAGGTGGCAGCGTTCGGCATCGATCCCGAGAATGCTTTCGGCTTCTGGGACTGGGTGGGCGGCCGCTACTCGGTCGACTCGGCCATCGGCACCTCGGTGGTCATCGCCATCGGCCCCGACAACTGGCGCGACTTTCTCGCGGGCTTTCACGCCATCGACGAGCACATGCGCACCACCCCCCTCGAGCGGAACGTGCCCGTGCTGATGGGGCTGTTGAACGTGTGGTACACCAACTTTCTCGGCGCTCAGAGCCACGCGGTGCTGCCGTATGCGCAGTACCTGCACCGTTTTCCGGCCTATCTGCAGCAGCTCACCATGGAGTCGAACGGCAAGAGCGTTCGCTGGGACGGCTCCCCCGTCACCAGCGACACCGGCGAGATCTTCTGGGGCGAGCCGGGCACGAACGGCCAGCACGCCTTCTACCAGCTCATCCACCAGGGCACGCGGCTCATTCCAGCGGACTTCATCGCCGTGGCGAACCCCGCGCATCCGCTGAAAGACAACACGGGCGACGGGCACGCCGTGAAGCCCGGGCAAGACGTGCACGACCTCTTCATGGCGAACTTCTTCGCCCAAACCAAGGCCCTCGCGTTCGGCAAGACCGCCGACGAGGTGCGCGCCGAGGGTACCGCCGAAGCAGTCGTACCCGCTCGGGTGTTCACCGGCAACAAGCCCACCACGAGCATCCTCGCGCCCGCGCTCACGCCGAGCGTCGTGGGCCAGCTCATCGCCCTCTACGAGCACATCGTGTTCACCGAGGGAACCATCTGGGGCATCGACTCGTTCGACCAGTGGGGCGTCGAGCTCGGCAAGCAGCTCGCCCTGCAGGTCACCCCCGCGGTGGCGGGCGATGCGGATGCCCTCGCCTCACAAGACGCGTCCACCAAGTCCCTCATCGCCGCCTACCTCGCCCTGCGCGGCGCGTAG
- a CDS encoding ABC transporter permease produces the protein MWALRELRVSAGRYAASVAVVAVVAAFAVLLLESIEVFVRALQNTGLDDDGVVRVALTSVGAAFLGIAVLTAAIVISGTFQAVYAGRIRDIALLRLVGATSRQVRRASRIDGLAVGIAGGVVGVAAGVALALAAIAILNASTDAHLVFVPAGQVFVVPAVVCLVVSTLAAAAGAKRVASVSPVEATHSVAESRRQPTEVTRRRRRWGIALFVAGLVFLALGLIAGLASPIGLVVAFPGGTLSILGIVLGAPAFTAPLIVVAAGLITRTAARGEGGRNEGGRGATGRGELVLAGANLRLDAMRTARSIVAVVIGITLITMFTVAGDMYITQLRDYFGDAAELQQVSQGITAMLTVVYILTSFSVLVAAIGLASTLTLSVIQRRREIAVLRSVGLTARQARRMIVAESLIVSSIGAVLGLLLGVLYGFVGANATFGVRGFMPPVISPWFVVIILGATLLFSVLVSVLPGRRASRIAPAEALRSFD, from the coding sequence ATGTGGGCGCTGCGAGAGCTGCGCGTATCGGCGGGCCGCTATGCGGCGAGCGTCGCCGTGGTCGCCGTGGTCGCTGCGTTCGCCGTTCTCCTGCTCGAATCGATCGAGGTCTTCGTGCGCGCACTGCAGAACACGGGACTCGACGACGACGGCGTGGTGCGGGTCGCACTCACCTCGGTCGGCGCGGCCTTTCTCGGAATCGCCGTGCTCACCGCTGCCATCGTGATCTCGGGCACGTTCCAGGCCGTGTACGCAGGGCGCATCCGCGACATTGCGCTGCTGCGCCTGGTCGGCGCCACCTCGCGCCAGGTTCGCCGGGCATCCCGAATCGACGGACTCGCCGTCGGCATAGCGGGGGGCGTGGTGGGCGTGGCCGCCGGAGTCGCGCTTGCGCTGGCCGCGATCGCCATACTGAACGCGAGCACAGATGCGCACCTCGTCTTCGTTCCGGCCGGGCAGGTCTTCGTTGTTCCCGCTGTCGTCTGTCTCGTGGTCTCGACGCTCGCTGCGGCGGCCGGCGCCAAGCGCGTCGCGAGCGTCTCGCCCGTCGAGGCCACCCACAGCGTGGCCGAAAGCAGGCGACAGCCGACCGAGGTCACGCGCCGCCGGCGCCGCTGGGGAATCGCCCTCTTCGTTGCGGGGCTCGTCTTTCTCGCGCTGGGCCTGATCGCGGGTCTCGCCTCTCCGATCGGTCTGGTGGTCGCCTTTCCGGGCGGCACCCTGTCGATTCTCGGCATCGTTCTCGGCGCACCGGCCTTCACAGCGCCGCTCATTGTCGTCGCCGCCGGGCTCATCACCCGGACTGCCGCGCGAGGCGAGGGGGGCCGAAACGAGGGAGGCCGCGGCGCAACAGGCCGCGGCGAACTCGTTCTGGCAGGCGCGAACCTGCGGCTGGATGCGATGCGCACCGCGCGCAGCATCGTCGCCGTGGTGATCGGCATCACGCTGATCACCATGTTCACGGTGGCGGGCGACATGTACATCACCCAGTTGCGCGACTACTTCGGCGACGCCGCAGAACTGCAGCAGGTGTCGCAGGGCATCACCGCGATGCTCACCGTGGTCTACATTCTCACCTCGTTCTCGGTGCTCGTCGCCGCCATCGGGCTCGCCAGCACGCTCACCCTGTCGGTCATCCAACGCCGTCGCGAGATCGCGGTGCTGCGCTCGGTGGGCCTGACGGCACGGCAGGCGAGGCGGATGATCGTGGCCGAGAGTCTCATCGTGTCGAGCATCGGCGCAGTGCTGGGTCTGTTGCTCGGTGTTCTCTACGGTTTCGTGGGCGCCAATGCCACGTTCGGTGTTCGGGGATTCATGCCGCCGGTCATCTCGCCCTGGTTCGTTGTGATCATTCTCGGCGCAACGCTGCTCTTCTCGGTGCTGGTGTCGGTTCTGCCCGGCAGGCGAGCCAGCAGGATTGCCCCCGCCGAGGCGTTGCGGAGCTTCGACTGA
- a CDS encoding ABC transporter ATP-binding protein, whose translation MTSVSRAAVTARGLTKTFGDDASPVHALRQVDLEIAEGQVTAIMGPSGSGKSTLLQMLAGLDVPTAGRVWLGEQQITGLPDEQLTILRRERMGFVFQSFNLLPALSAIENIRLPFLLAGSRIDAETTHWIDLVVERLGLGDRVDHRPQQLSGGQQQRVAIARALATRPAVIFADEPTGALDSVSSSEVLSLLRSAPTEYGQTVVLITHDPGAASYAHRVVLMNDGVIVDDWAGGTTEQIARRTVGGAS comes from the coding sequence ATGACATCAGTTTCCCGTGCCGCTGTGACCGCTCGAGGCCTGACCAAGACGTTCGGCGACGACGCTTCGCCGGTGCACGCGCTGCGGCAGGTCGACCTCGAGATAGCCGAGGGCCAGGTGACCGCGATCATGGGGCCGTCGGGTTCGGGCAAGTCGACCCTGCTGCAGATGCTGGCCGGGCTCGACGTTCCCACCGCTGGGCGCGTGTGGCTCGGCGAGCAGCAGATCACCGGGCTGCCAGATGAACAGCTCACCATTCTGCGACGCGAACGGATGGGATTCGTGTTTCAGTCGTTCAACCTGTTGCCCGCGCTTTCGGCCATCGAGAACATCCGCTTGCCGTTTCTGCTGGCCGGTTCGCGCATCGACGCCGAAACGACGCACTGGATCGACCTCGTGGTCGAGCGACTCGGCCTCGGCGACCGGGTCGACCACCGCCCGCAGCAGCTCTCGGGCGGGCAGCAACAGCGGGTGGCGATCGCCCGAGCGCTGGCGACGCGCCCTGCCGTGATCTTCGCCGACGAACCGACGGGCGCGCTCGACAGCGTGTCGAGCAGTGAGGTTCTCAGCCTGTTGCGCTCGGCCCCGACCGAGTATGGGCAGACCGTGGTGCTCATCACCCACGACCCCGGCGCCGCCAGTTATGCACACCGCGTGGTGCTCATGAACGACGGCGTGATTGTTGACGACTGGGCCGGCGGAACCACCGAACAGATCGCCCGGCGCACGGTGGGCGGCGCCTCGTGA
- a CDS encoding toxin-antitoxin system HicB family antitoxin has product MELERYVAELRQQLASAAASGGEATRALAEQLSFSLDAATRLVLLEALSEAAGEITREIAPGSVEVRLRGRDPEFAVSVASQPVFAERSAGVSNATSPDAAFGVATPLVTPRDVEPALEASQPDGIGADLRDDVSTSRTTLRLPDQLKGRVEKAAAHEGLSLNTWLVRAIADALEPKARRGAQKESRSNNSFTGWAR; this is encoded by the coding sequence ATGGAATTGGAACGATACGTCGCCGAGCTTCGTCAGCAGTTGGCCTCCGCCGCCGCCAGCGGGGGAGAGGCCACTCGGGCGCTCGCCGAGCAGCTCAGTTTTTCGCTCGATGCGGCAACGCGGCTGGTGTTGCTCGAAGCGCTCAGTGAAGCAGCGGGCGAGATTACGCGCGAGATCGCCCCGGGATCGGTCGAAGTGCGGCTGCGCGGGCGCGATCCGGAGTTCGCGGTATCGGTGGCCAGTCAGCCTGTGTTCGCCGAACGTTCGGCGGGTGTGTCGAATGCAACGTCACCGGATGCCGCATTCGGGGTGGCGACACCACTTGTGACACCACGCGATGTCGAACCCGCTCTCGAGGCGTCGCAGCCCGACGGGATCGGGGCAGACCTGAGAGACGACGTTTCGACGTCGCGCACCACGCTGCGACTGCCCGACCAGCTGAAGGGGCGAGTCGAAAAGGCTGCCGCCCACGAAGGGCTCTCGCTCAACACCTGGCTGGTGCGGGCGATCGCCGATGCGCTCGAGCCGAAGGCGCGCCGCGGCGCTCAAAAAGAGAGCCGATCGAACAACTCCTTCACCGGCTGGGCTCGCTGA
- a CDS encoding DUF4097 family beta strand repeat-containing protein: MIVYDTPRPIDVSVTLGVGDIELTASDRIDTLVEVAPSRPGRAGDISLAKEATVRFDGGRLTVVVPKRLNLFGPGDSVDVRIELPSGSTATLVCAYGGVRTRGRLGDSDITASYGRVQVASTGSLRLKAPYGEVEINEVAGDLDLTAGHARLQIARIVGRANIRGSHGDIELGTVGGDVDARTSGAVTIGCPGGNVSIRTAYGALRIREVGTGTVRLENGYAGIEVGVPTGTAAWIDAASKQGIVRNELTSENGPEGAERTVELRLRANYGDILIHRAEPARVS, from the coding sequence ATGATCGTCTACGACACACCCCGCCCCATCGACGTCTCTGTGACCCTCGGGGTCGGCGACATCGAACTCACCGCCTCCGACCGCATCGACACTCTGGTCGAGGTGGCACCCAGCCGCCCCGGCCGGGCCGGCGACATCTCGCTCGCGAAGGAGGCGACCGTGCGCTTCGACGGCGGCCGCCTGACCGTCGTCGTTCCGAAGCGGCTCAATCTATTCGGGCCCGGCGACTCCGTCGATGTGCGTATCGAGCTGCCGAGCGGGTCGACCGCCACGCTCGTCTGCGCGTACGGCGGCGTGCGAACGCGCGGCAGGCTCGGCGACAGCGACATCACCGCCTCGTACGGTCGCGTGCAGGTCGCGAGCACAGGGTCGCTGCGGCTCAAGGCACCCTATGGCGAGGTCGAGATCAACGAGGTCGCGGGTGACCTCGACCTGACGGCCGGGCACGCGCGGCTGCAGATCGCACGCATCGTCGGCCGGGCGAACATCCGCGGGTCGCACGGTGACATCGAGCTGGGTACTGTCGGCGGCGATGTGGATGCTCGCACCTCGGGTGCGGTGACCATCGGATGCCCGGGGGGCAACGTCTCGATTCGAACCGCCTATGGCGCCCTGCGCATCCGCGAGGTCGGCACGGGAACGGTGCGGCTCGAGAACGGCTACGCCGGCATCGAGGTTGGGGTGCCGACCGGTACCGCCGCCTGGATCGATGCCGCCTCGAAGCAGGGCATCGTGCGCAACGAGCTCACCAGCGAGAACGGCCCCGAGGGTGCCGAACGCACCGTCGAGCTGAGGTTGCGGGCGAACTACGGCGACATTCTCATCCACCGTGCGGAGCCGGCCCGGGTGAGCTGA
- a CDS encoding ATP-binding cassette domain-containing protein, producing MTTAIQTRALRKSFGSQTVLDGIDLDVEEGSVFALLGPNGAGKTTAVHILSTLLPPDAGTATVGGRDVTTDADAVRGLIGLTGQFAAVDGLLTGEENLMLMARLRHLGATAAKHRVAELLDQFDLTDAARKPLATYSGGMRRRLDLAMTLVGDPRVIFLDEPTTGLDPRSRQTMWNIVRDLVARGVTIFLTTQYLDEADELASRIAVLDGGRIVATGTPDELKRRIPGGHVLLAFETPDALTSAARLLNLSANDDEAQRAELELRVPITNDEVGTVRRVLALLDGGGVPLEGLSIHTPDLDDVFFALTGQPATTLTTEAS from the coding sequence ATGACCACGGCCATCCAGACCCGCGCCCTGCGCAAGAGCTTCGGGTCGCAGACCGTGCTCGACGGAATCGATCTCGACGTAGAAGAAGGCAGCGTCTTCGCCCTGCTCGGCCCGAACGGGGCCGGCAAGACGACCGCGGTGCACATCCTCTCGACGTTGCTGCCGCCCGATGCGGGCACGGCAACCGTCGGCGGACGAGACGTGACAACCGACGCCGACGCCGTTCGCGGGCTCATCGGGCTCACCGGACAGTTCGCCGCCGTCGACGGCCTGCTCACCGGCGAAGAGAACCTCATGCTCATGGCCCGGCTGCGCCACCTCGGCGCCACGGCGGCCAAGCACCGCGTGGCCGAGCTGCTCGACCAGTTCGACCTGACCGACGCCGCGCGCAAGCCGCTCGCCACCTACTCCGGAGGCATGCGCCGCCGCCTCGACCTCGCCATGACGCTCGTCGGCGACCCCCGGGTGATCTTTCTCGACGAGCCCACCACCGGCCTCGATCCGCGCTCGCGGCAGACCATGTGGAACATCGTGCGCGACCTCGTAGCGCGCGGCGTGACCATCTTTCTCACCACCCAGTACCTCGACGAGGCCGACGAGCTCGCTTCACGCATCGCGGTGCTCGACGGCGGGCGCATCGTGGCGACCGGCACACCCGACGAGCTCAAGCGCCGCATCCCCGGTGGCCACGTGCTGCTCGCCTTCGAGACTCCGGATGCCCTGACCTCCGCCGCGCGCCTGCTGAACCTTTCGGCGAACGACGATGAAGCCCAGCGCGCCGAACTCGAGCTGAGAGTGCCCATCACGAACGACGAGGTCGGAACGGTACGCCGCGTACTCGCCCTGCTCGACGGCGGCGGGGTGCCGCTCGAGGGGCTCTCCATCCATACGCCCGACCTCGACGACGTGTTCTTCGCCCTCACCGGCCAACCCGCTACGACGCTCACAACGGAGGCATCATGA
- a CDS encoding ABC transporter permease — protein sequence MTTLTSTGTVRNTVADSTTMLRRNLLHMVRYPGLTGFVIGIPVILLLMFVYVFGGTLGAGLSPDVIGVSAAGGGGGGGGAVQQYLAYVLPGILFIGIAGIANGASIGVAMDMTEGIVARFRSMAISRTAVLTGHVLGNTIQGLLVSVILIGAALLMGLRPTASPLGWLGIAAIVALVSFAVSWLGVALGVSAKTVESASNTPMVLLLLVFLGSGFVPASSMPGWLQGFAQYQPFTTFIETVRALMFGADPGLNLWLALGWAVLLGVVGYVWARTMYVRRSVR from the coding sequence ATGACCACTCTCACGAGCACAGGCACTGTGCGAAACACCGTCGCCGACTCGACCACCATGCTGCGCCGCAATCTGCTGCACATGGTGCGGTACCCCGGGCTCACGGGGTTCGTGATCGGTATTCCGGTCATCCTTCTGCTGATGTTCGTGTACGTCTTCGGCGGCACGCTGGGGGCAGGCCTGTCGCCTGACGTCATCGGTGTCAGTGCGGCCGGCGGCGGAGGTGGCGGAGGCGGAGCCGTGCAGCAGTACCTCGCGTATGTGCTGCCGGGCATCCTGTTCATCGGCATCGCGGGCATCGCCAATGGTGCGTCGATCGGCGTCGCCATGGACATGACCGAGGGCATCGTCGCCCGGTTTCGCTCCATGGCCATCTCGCGCACGGCCGTGCTGACCGGGCACGTGCTCGGCAACACGATTCAGGGCCTGCTGGTGTCGGTGATTCTCATCGGCGCGGCACTGCTGATGGGATTGCGCCCGACCGCGAGCCCGCTGGGCTGGCTGGGTATCGCGGCGATTGTGGCGCTGGTCAGTTTCGCGGTGTCGTGGCTGGGAGTGGCGCTCGGGGTCTCGGCCAAGACGGTCGAATCGGCGAGCAATACGCCCATGGTGCTGTTGTTGCTGGTCTTTCTCGGCAGCGGGTTCGTGCCTGCGAGTTCGATGCCCGGCTGGCTGCAGGGTTTCGCTCAGTACCAGCCGTTCACGACCTTCATCGAGACGGTGCGGGCACTGATGTTCGGCGCCGACCCGGGGCTGAATCTGTGGCTCGCACTGGGCTGGGCCGTGCTGCTCGGGGTAGTCGGCTACGTCTGGGCGCGAACGATGTACGTGCGCAGGTCGGTGCGCTGA